The proteins below come from a single bacterium genomic window:
- the sucD gene encoding succinate--CoA ligase subunit alpha, with product MGILLNRTSRVIVQGITGKEGSFHAGRMAEYGTRIVGGVTPGKGGTTHEGIPVFSSVEDAVRETGADVSVIFVPPPWAADAICEAAAAGIGLIVCITEGIPVRDTLLAVGEVHVHGARLIGPNCPGLITPAASAKVGIMPGSIHTPGTVGVISRSGTLTYEVVHQLTGRGLGQSTCVGIGGDPVIGTTFVDCLALFEEDPETEAIVLLGEIGGSAEEEAAAFITEHVNKPVFSFLAGRTAPAGKRMGHAGAVISHGQGGWPGKAAALREAGVTVIENPARMGETVAAWFERRGAEKPAVAKKPTRRRKGAGA from the coding sequence ATGGGCATCCTGCTGAATCGCACCTCCCGCGTCATCGTCCAGGGGATCACCGGCAAGGAGGGAAGCTTCCACGCCGGCCGCATGGCCGAGTACGGCACGCGCATCGTCGGCGGCGTCACCCCCGGCAAGGGCGGCACGACGCACGAGGGCATCCCCGTGTTCAGCTCCGTCGAGGACGCCGTGCGCGAGACCGGCGCCGACGTCTCCGTGATCTTCGTGCCGCCGCCGTGGGCCGCGGACGCGATCTGCGAGGCGGCGGCGGCCGGCATCGGGCTGATCGTCTGCATCACCGAGGGCATCCCGGTGCGCGACACGCTGCTGGCGGTCGGCGAGGTCCACGTCCACGGCGCGCGCCTCATCGGCCCGAACTGCCCCGGGCTGATCACGCCGGCGGCCTCCGCGAAGGTCGGCATCATGCCCGGCTCGATCCACACGCCGGGGACGGTCGGCGTGATCTCGCGCAGCGGCACGCTGACCTACGAGGTCGTCCACCAGCTCACCGGGCGCGGCCTCGGCCAGTCGACCTGCGTGGGGATCGGCGGCGACCCGGTCATCGGCACGACCTTCGTCGACTGCCTCGCGCTCTTCGAGGAAGACCCGGAGACCGAGGCGATCGTGCTCCTCGGCGAGATCGGCGGCAGCGCGGAGGAGGAGGCGGCGGCGTTCATCACCGAGCACGTGAACAAGCCGGTCTTTTCCTTCCTCGCCGGCCGCACCGCCCCGGCGGGCAAGCGCATGGGCCACGCCGGCGCCGTGATCTCGCACGGCCAGGGCGGCTGGCCGGGCAAGGCCGCGGCGCTGCGCGAGGCGGGCGTCACCGTCATCGAGAACCCGGCGCGCATGGGCGAGACCGTCGCCGCCTGGTTCGAGCGCCGCGGCGCCGAGAAGCCGGCAGTCGCGAAGAAGCCGACCCGGCGGCGCAAGGGGGCCGGCGCGTGA
- a CDS encoding 4Fe-4S dicluster domain-containing protein, whose product MKYWRTPLDADRVTVPRGAVRVDRERCKGCGICIEFCPKKVLERSATFNAKGYYPPEVKAGAHCVNCHFCEVLCPDFAIHSTEITQPPGKARPADEATPAAEPVGAGKGAKS is encoded by the coding sequence GTGAAGTACTGGCGCACGCCGCTGGACGCCGACCGCGTCACCGTGCCGCGCGGCGCGGTGCGCGTCGACCGCGAGCGCTGCAAGGGCTGCGGGATCTGCATCGAGTTCTGCCCGAAGAAGGTTCTCGAGCGCTCGGCGACCTTCAACGCCAAGGGCTACTACCCGCCGGAGGTGAAGGCGGGCGCCCACTGCGTCAACTGCCACTTCTGCGAGGTGCTCTGCCCGGACTTCGCGATCCACTCCACCGAGATCACGCAGCCGCCGGGCAAGGCGCGGCCCGCTGATGAGGCGACGCCCGCCGCCGAGCCGGTCGGCGCCGGCAAGGGGGCGAAGTCGTGA